The stretch of DNA TGACAATTCTTGAACTCGCCGTGGCTTATCAGAAGCTCGTCGATCAGTTCAATTTGAGCATTGATCAAATTGCCAAGCGTGTTGGGAAGGCAGAGCCTACGGTTCGTAATATTATTCGCCTTTTGAAGCTTCCGTATGAAGCGAAGAAAGCCTTACAGGAAGGCAAGATTGTCGAAGGTCACGCTCGCATGATCCTCTCGATCGATGATCCGATCCAACAACAAGAAATGCTGGAGATGATTATTAAGAAGCAGTTGACAGTTCGACAGGCTGAAGACCTGGCGCGTAATTTCAAGAAGGATAAAGAACTGGTTTCGAAGCGCGTACAGCAGACCCAACAGTCGTATCGCTCGGTTACTGACGGGCTCTCAAAGCATCTCGGTACAAAGGTAGATATCAGCCTGCAGTCGAAAGGCGGCAAGGTCAGCCTACGGTTTTATTCAGAAGAAGAACTGAAGCGCATTTACGAACAGATTACTGGCGTTGAGTTATTATAGCGACTTAAGGGGTTGTAGCTCGGCCTGAGCGAAGAGCAGGGCTTGGGTTAGTAGTAGAGGTGATATTAGTTTCGTAAGTTGGATGCTCGATCACGCCAAAGTGGCTTACTGGGAGTAGCCGAAGGTTTGCGGTACCAATGATATGATCCATCTGAATTGGCCCAATAGCGCGCGAGTCGTGGCTGGCATTTGGGTTGCGATTATCCCCGACTACGAACAGATAGCCAGGTTCAACAGTGCGATCAACATCTCCCTCAAGGCGAATATTACCAGTGTATGGCTCGTTTAGGATAAAACCGTTGGGGTGCTCGGCGTTATAAATTCGTATATAGCCGTCCTTGACTACCACTCGCTCGCCAGGTAGCGCTATGGCGCGTTTGATGAAGAATATTTCGCTGGCATAGCCTTGAGGGTTAAAAATCACCACGTCACCACGTTTAATACTAATATTTTGTGCTTGACCGGTGAGTTTCTTAAAACTTGTTTCCCACTTGGATACGATCAAATAGTCACCATTGCTAAAGGTCGGTTCCATTGATTGACCATCGACATACCAGGCTTGGAAGACGAAGTTATGCACGAATAGTACTAATAAACCA from bacterium encodes:
- a CDS encoding ParB/RepB/Spo0J family partition protein, with the protein product MSKQPSRLGKGLDSLIPTAIDEFASQEVSETLQLDDMRVVEIKLDEIDPNPFQPRREFAQEDLDELASSIKEHGVVQPVILTRAGKRYQLIAGERRWRASQLAGKKTIPSIIRSFDEQQQLEIAVIENIQRAELTILELAVAYQKLVDQFNLSIDQIAKRVGKAEPTVRNIIRLLKLPYEAKKALQEGKIVEGHARMILSIDDPIQQQEMLEMIIKKQLTVRQAEDLARNFKKDKELVSKRVQQTQQSYRSVTDGLSKHLGTKVDISLQSKGGKVSLRFYSEEELKRIYEQITGVELL
- the lepB gene encoding signal peptidase I, translated to MSPVHAKPGILDIIRMQPNDPQYPKQPAATPAQPTGQPTSGTMQPGVPVIPQQVAQPQPVAPLSIPPSQPLGPQPSPATQPPQPIDSAPSPDSQNNDDEREGDGPPAWRRALGFIISWIVIPGLLVLFVHNFVFQAWYVDGQSMEPTFSNGDYLIVSKWETSFKKLTGQAQNISIKRGDVVIFNPQGYASEIFFIKRAIALPGERVVVKDGYIRIYNAEHPNGFILNEPYTGNIRLEGDVDRTVEPGYLFVVGDNRNPNASHDSRAIGPIQMDHIIGTANLRLLPVSHFGVIEHPTYETNITSTTNPSPALRSGRATTP